The following are encoded in a window of Oncorhynchus keta strain PuntledgeMale-10-30-2019 chromosome 10, Oket_V2, whole genome shotgun sequence genomic DNA:
- the gnl3l gene encoding guanine nucleotide-binding protein-like 3-like protein, translating to MSKARKQKRAKVLFQGKQKGKDGQQTQGGKMHSELSIARHPKGYGKPEEIRKKRLQELQEKQRLSREREQMKRRSLDGFQRDVLERQREFEQRETEMLILEKHVNFENENSRKAYYREFKKVVEASDVILEVLDARDPLGCRCPQVEQAVIQSGTDKKIVLVLNKIDLVSKEIVEKWIKYLRNEFPTVAFKASTQQQNKNLKRSNVPVTQATAELLGSSACVGAECLMKLLGNYCRNLDIKTAITVGVVGFPNVGKSSLINSLKRARACNVGATPGVTKCLQEIHLDKHIKLLDCPGIVMATSTTDAAMILRNCVKIEQLVDPLSPVEAILRRCNKKQIMEHYGVPDFHTALEFLALLAQRQGKLRKGGLPDNDKAAKSVLMDWTGGRISYFTHPPETHTLPTHISAEIVAEMGKAFDWEELEKGNQEVLAVSSCTDVQMGFCMATAGMTQGGQEEPPCDLEMEGGALDGVESKDETESMDDGQDPEFGPMTVEIKTPRAKTGGSVDAAAPRTLDLKDIWNVDPLQQGQALVAAGKKRKKQQKRADKIATKLSDSLTTAMNFAFSDI from the exons atgtcgAAGGCCAGAA AACAAAAGCGAGCGAAAGTACTTTTCCAAGGAAAACAAAAG GGGAAAGATGGACAACAGACTCAAGGAGGGAAAATGCATTCAGAGCTGTCCATTGCACGCCATCCCAAAGGGTATGGAAAACCAGAAGAAATCCGGAAGAAAAGG CTTCAGGAGCTCCAAGAAAAGCAGAGGTTGTCAAGAGAACGGGAGCAGATGAAGAGGAGAAGTCTGGATGGTTTTCAGAGAGATGTTCTAGAGCGACAAAGAGAGTTTGAGCAGAGG GAAACTGAGATGCTGATTTTAGAGAAGCATGTTAATTTTGAAAATGAGAATTCAAGAAAGGCGTACTACAGGGAATTCAAAAAG GTGGTTGAGGCCTCTGATGTGATTCTGGAGGTTCTGGATGCCCGTGACCCTCTTGGCTGCCGTTGTCCTCAGGTGGAGCAGGCTGTAATTCAGAGCGGCACTGACAAGAAAATAGTCCTGGTGCTTAACAAGAttg ACCTGGTGTCCAAGGAGATTGTGGAGAAATGGATCAAGTATCTTCGCAATGAATTTCCCACTGTGGCTTTCAAAGCCTCAACGCAACAACAGAACAAGAATTTG AAGCGAAGCAATGTACCTGTTACCCAGGCCACTGCTGAGCTCCTAGGTAGCAGTGCCTGTGTGGGTGCGGAATGCCTGATGAAACTTTTGGGGAACTACTGCCGCAACCTAGACATTAAGACAGCCATCACTGTTGGTGTGGTTG GCTTTCCCAATGTtggaaagagcagtctgataaaCAGTTTGAAGCGGGCACGTGCATGCAATGTTGGAGCCACACCCGGTGTAACCAA GTGCCTTCAGGAAATACACTTGGACAAGCACATCAAGCTTTTAGATTGTCCTGGCATTGTAATGGCAACCTCGACGACTGACGCGGCCATGATCCTTCGGAATTGTGTAAAGATTGAGCAGCTTGTAGACCCTCTATCTCCAGTCGAAGCCATCTTAAGACGCTGCAATAAGAAACAG ATCATGGAACACTATGGTGTTCCAGACTTCCACACAGCTCTCGAATTCCTGGCGTTGTTGGCACAGCGACAGGGCAAGTTGAGGAAGGGAGGACTGCCTGATAATGACAAGGCGGCAAAGAGTGTCCTAATGGACTGGACAGG GGGTAGGATCAGCTACTTTACACACCCTCCGGAGACGCACACTCTTCCCACTCATATCAGTGCTGAGATTGTGGCAGAGATGGGCAAAGCTTTCGACTGGGAGGAACTAGAGAAGGGAAACCAGGAAGTGCTAGCTG TGTCGTCTTGCACTGATGTCCAAATGGGTTTCTGCATGGCAACTGCTGGGATGACTCAGGGTGGTCAAGAAGAACCACCTTGTGACCTGGAAATGGAAGGTGGAGCTTTGGATGGGGTTGAGTCCAAGGATGAAACTGAATCCATGGATGATGGTCAGGACCCAGAG TTTGGACCTATGACTGTGGAGATAAAAACACCAAGGGCAAAGACTGGTGGTTCAGTTGATGCTGCTGCCCCCAGGACCCTCGATTTAAAGGATATCTGGAACGTAGACCCTCTTCAGCAGGGCCAAGCACTCGTGGCTGctgggaagaagaggaagaagcaACAGAAAAGAGCTG ACAAAATTGCTACCAAACTCTCAGACAGCCTGACGACGGCAATGAACTTTGCATTTTCAGATATATGA